In Panthera leo isolate Ple1 chromosome E3, P.leo_Ple1_pat1.1, whole genome shotgun sequence, a genomic segment contains:
- the TBC1D24 gene encoding TBC1 domain family member 24, whose amino-acid sequence MDPPGYNCFVDRDRMDAAVQDLGPKELSCTEPQELKQLARQGYWARSYALRGKVYQRLIRDIPCRTVTPDASVYSDIVGKIVGKHSSSSLPLPEFVDNTQVPSYCLNARGEDAVRKILLCIANQFPDVSFCPALPAVVALLLHYSTDEAQCFENACRILACNDPSRKLVDQSFLAFESSCMTFGDLVNKYCQAAHKLMVAVSEDVLQVYADWQRWLFGELPLGHFARVFDVFLVEGYKVLYRVALAILKFFHKVRAGQPLESDSVKQDIRTFVRDIAKTVSPEKLLEKAFAIRLFSRKEIQLLQMANEKALKQKGITVKQKRQFVHLAVHAENFHSEIVSVKEMRDIWSWVPERFALCQPLLLFSSLQHGYSLTRFYFQCEGHEPTLLLIKTTQKEVCGAYLSTDWSERNKFGGKVGFFGTGECFVFRLQPEVQRYEWVVIKHPELTKPVSLEAAATPSLLGRPTSSDPADRLSPFLSARHFNLPSKTESMFMAGGNDCLIVGGGGGQALYIDGDLNRGRTGHCDTFNNQPLCSENFLIAAVEAWGFQDPDTQ is encoded by the exons ATGGATCCCCCGGGCTACAACTGCTTTGTGGACAGAGACAGGATGGACGCGGCCGTGCAGGACCTGGGCCCCAAGGAGCTGAGCTGCACCGAGCCGCAGGAGCTGAAGCAGCTGGCTCGCCAGGGCTACTGGGCCCGCAGCTACGCCCTGCGGGGGAAGGTGTACCAGCGCCTGATCCGGGACATCCCCTGCCGCACGGTCACACCGGACGCCAGCGTATACAGCGACATCGTGGGCAAGATCGTGGGCAagcacagcagcagcagcctgcCCTTGCCCGAGTTTGTGGACAACACGCAGGTGCCCAGCTACTGCCTGAACGCGCGGGGCGAGGATGCCGTGCGCAAGATCCTGCTGTGCATCGCCAACCAGTTCCCCGACGTGTCCTTCTGCCCCGCCCTGCCCGCGGTCGTGGCCCTGCTGCTGCACTACAGCACGGACGAGGCCCAGTGCTTCGAGAATGCCTGCCGCATCCTGGCCTGCAACGACCCCAGCCGGAAGCTGGTGGATCAGAGCTTCCTGGCCTTCGAGTCCTCCTGCATGACGTTTGGGGACCTGGTGAACAAGTACTGCCAGGCGGCCCACAAGCTGATGGTGGCCGTGTCAGAGGACGTCCTGCAGGTCTACGCGGACTGGCAGCGCTGGCTGTTCGGGGAGCTGCCCCTCGGCCACTTCGCCCGCGTCTTCGACGTGTTCCTGGTGGAAGGCTACAAGGTGCTGTACCGCGTGGCGCTGGCGATCCTCAAGTTCTTCCACAAGGTGAGGGCTGGGCAGCCGCTCGAGTCAGACAGCGTGAAGCAGGACATTCGCACCTTCGTCAGGGATATCGCCAAGACCGTGTCTCCTGAGAAGCTGCTGGAGAAAGCGTTCGCCATCCGCCTCTTCTCCCGGAAGGAGATTCAGCTCCTGCAGATGGCCAACGAGAAAGCTCTGAAGCAGAAAGGCATCACCGTCAAGCAGAAGAG gCAGTTTGTGCACTTGGCGGTGCACGCGGAGAACTTCCACTCAGAGATCGTCAGTGTGAAGGAGATGAGAGACATCTGGTCATGGGTCCCTGAGCGCTTTGCCCTCTGCCAGCCCCTCCTGCTCTTCTCCTCGCTGCAGCACGGGTACAGCCTGACCAG GTTTTATTTCCAGTGTGAAGGACATGAGCCCACCCTCCTGCTCATCAAGACCACGCAAAAGGAG GTGTGTGGGGCTTACCTGTCAACAGACTGGAGTGAGAGGAACAAGTTTGGAGGCAAAGTGGGCTTCTTTGGGACGGGAGAGTGCTTCGTGTTCAGG CTGCAGCCTGAGGTCCAGCGCTACGAGTGGGTGGTCATCAAACACCCGGAGCTGACCAAGCCAGTGTCCTTGGAGGCCGCTGCCACTCCATCCCTTCTCGGCCGCCCCACATCCTCGGACCCTGCCGACCGCCTCTCGCCCTTCCTGTCCGCGCGGCACTTCAACCTGCCCTCCAAGACCGAGTCCATGTTCATGGCTGGGGGCAACGACTGCCTCATCGTAG GTGGAGGGGGCGGCCAAGCGCTCTACATCGATGGGGACCTGAACCGGGGCCGCACTGGCCACTGCGATACTTTCAACAACCAGCCCCTCTGCTCTGAGAACTTCCTCATCGCTGCCGTGGAGGCCTGGGGCTTCCAAGACCCCGACACCCAGTGA